The Desulfovibrio inopinatus DSM 10711 DNA window GTGGGGAGGTGTCGCCCATGACAATCGGCTTTTCATTAATGCCGTTTTCTGGATACTCCGAACTGGGGCTCCATGGAGAGATCTTCCACCCGATTACGGCGATTGGAAAAATACACATCGTCGATTTTGTCGTTGGCGTGACAAGGGAATCTGGGAATCTCTACTTGAGAAGTTAATAGATGACGCTGATTTTGAGTGG harbors:
- a CDS encoding IS5 family transposase → MKSAAHRRHDISDRVWELLEPHLPGRKGTWGGVAHDNRLFINAVFWILRTGAPWRDLPPDYGDWKNTHRRFCRWRDKGIWESLLEKLIDDADFEW